A window of Streptomyces marispadix contains these coding sequences:
- a CDS encoding VanZ family protein has translation MQRHGRGGGTAAHAPRFRVAGLVLLVAYLAVVGWLALRPLPVPWVAPANLQPFATIRADLDEGSLEALARLGRGLARLAPLGVLLPLACGHLDRPLAVVCARTVGAGALISSATVLLQSGVPGRSVNVDAVLLNSAGAGLASLLLFPLIRAWLRRRSARTPGWGGSVHGTGAHDALPLRDETSGGAPPRAARVGIAP, from the coding sequence GTGCAGCGTCATGGCCGTGGCGGCGGTACCGCCGCTCACGCTCCCCGATTCCGCGTAGCAGGGCTCGTTCTGCTGGTCGCGTATCTGGCCGTCGTCGGATGGCTGGCGCTGCGTCCCCTTCCGGTGCCGTGGGTGGCGCCCGCGAACCTCCAGCCGTTCGCCACGATCCGCGCCGACCTCGACGAGGGCTCTCTGGAGGCGCTCGCCCGCCTGGGCCGTGGGCTGGCGCGGCTGGCTCCGCTGGGTGTGCTGCTGCCGCTGGCGTGCGGGCACCTGGACCGCCCGCTCGCCGTGGTGTGCGCCCGTACGGTCGGCGCCGGTGCGCTGATCTCGTCCGCGACGGTGCTGTTGCAGTCGGGAGTGCCGGGCCGTTCCGTGAACGTCGACGCCGTGCTGCTGAACTCCGCCGGAGCGGGCCTGGCGTCCCTGCTGCTCTTCCCGCTCATACGGGCGTGGCTGCGGCGCCGTTCCGCGCGGACGCCCGGGTGGGGCGGCTCCGTCCACGGTACGGGTGCGCACGACGCGCTCCCCCTGCGGGACGAGACCTCCGGGGGCGCTCCCCCGAGAGCGGCCAGGGTCGGAATCGCACCGTAG